In Apium graveolens cultivar Ventura chromosome 10, ASM990537v1, whole genome shotgun sequence, the following are encoded in one genomic region:
- the LOC141691739 gene encoding uncharacterized protein LOC141691739, with the protein MDAVPGSDYLDPEIVEGLLKMLDENNKLSEGFRCARDRLNIPDTDDFSLILYPLLFPYGDDEFHLNIPLKNKKQNVPAEAVNDQHPDETRHRTTVTMREYYSYKLMIRPDEGMNLHLGGRLWQQFVIDAFAAVEQYRLDWIRNHQSTIRSDLYRSIRDSLTKGDTNPGNIGKNVILPVTHTGSQRYMNQYFKDSLAICRTIGHPSLFLTMTCNTQWPKIKQMMEYLPRVDVANKPDVIARVFKLKLDQLLDLINKKNYFGKCIGVPKAWTSSLSYVNMVAPVKQTTKCAMDWYNANTFFDDCGFPVYRRRRTEASVLKKGVLLDNQNTNKKDTPDETTTKAKSMNEIKNFLDGRYICVSEAAWRLLGFDIHHRFPSVERLLVYMEDEKYVSFKPHDDLGDVAERAKIRFTKLEGWFEANKSFPEVFGRLSDVHSHYGETFILRMLLMHIKGATSYQNLKTINGFVHNSFQEACDALGLLKDDRQWDVAMSENAVHAMPRQLRQLFVHILSNNQVADPLKLWERHWESMSEDILLIRRRITNNNELHLNQSDIQNFCLAEIEKLFNDVGKCLKDYNSMPFPEDNFMHGLDNRLLFDGLSYYKEHEHEEHDKLYKSLNKEQLHAYASIIDNVENGKEVLPVASSGIAATLLPGGRTTHSRFHIPLKVDEYSVAHRYAAESVDRSLRDIMTSVDPERASLPFGGITIIFRGDFRQILHVIPKASRAQVVSASLNSSKIWDHCQVFLLEKNMRLSSGKTEQEKHEIAEFNRWVLDVGNGTLPNVHPDDIISDPIVVFPDKFLIRARENPLKAVVDVIYPDLAKNIKNADYLRERSILTPTNAIVGDINSYILDQVPGKEHSYFSQDSLVESQCDNNDFGSAFPI; encoded by the exons ATGGACGCGGTCCCTGGATCTGATTATCTTGATCCAGAGATCGTCGAAGGACTGTTAAAGATGTTGGATGAGAATAATAAGCTCTCTGAAGGATTCCGTTGTGCACGTGATCGCCTTAATATTCCGGATACAGATGATTTTAGTTTGATTCTG TATCCGTTACTTTTTCCGTATGGTGATGATGAATTCCATCTCAATATACCGTTGAAGAACAAGAAGCAGAACGTGCCTGCTGAAGCGGTTAATGATCAACATCCTGACGAAACCAGACACCGAACTACTGTCACAATGAGGGAATACTATTCCTATAAGCTTATGATACGTCCTGATGAAG GAATGAATCTACATCTTGGTGGTCGTCTTTGGCAACAATTTGTTATCGACGCATTTGCTGCAGTAGAACAGTACAGATTGGACTGGATTAGAAACCACCAAAGCACCATTCGTTCAGATTTATACAGGTCTATTCGTGATTCTCTTACTAAAGGTGATACAAATCCTGGAAATATTGGTAAGAATGTCATATTACCAGTAACCCATACAGGTTCTCAACGGTACATGAACCAGTATTTCAAAGATTCTTTGGCTATTTGTCGTACGATTGGACATCCATCATTATTCTTGACAATGACATGTAATACTCAATGGCCGAAAATTAAACAAATGATGGAATATCTTCCCAGAGTGGATGTAGCTAACAAACCCGATGTGATAGCTAGAGTGTTTAAGCTGAAACTTGATCAACTCCTAGACCTTATAAATAAAAAGAACTACTTCGGGAAATGTATTGGAG TTCCAAAAGCATGGACTTCCTCATTGTCATATGTTAATATGGTTGCACCCGTAAAGCAGACCACAAAATGTGCAATGGATTG GTATAATGCAAACACTTTCTTCGATGATTGTGGATTTCCTGTGTATCGTAGAAGGCGGACTGAAGCAAGTGTTTTGAAGAAAGGAGTTCTTCTTGACAACCA AAATACAAATAAAAAAGATACACCGGATGAAACGACTACCAAAGCAAAATCAATGAATGAGATCAAAAATTTCCTTGATGGTCGTTATATATGTGTGTCGGAAGCAGCTTGGAGATTGCTAGGTTTTGACATACACCATCGTTTCCCTTCTGTTGAGCGCCTACTTGTATACATGGAAGATGAGAAATATGTTTCGTTTAAGCCACACGATGATCTTGGAGATGTTGCTGAAAGAGCCAAAATTCGATTTACCAAACTTGAAGGCTGGTTTGAAGCAAATAAAAGTTTCCCAGAG GTATTTGGTCGATTATCAGACGTTCACTCGCATTACGGTGAAACATTTATTTTAAGGATGTTACTCATGCACATCAAAGGTGCCACATCATACCAAAATCTCAAGACTATTAATGGATTTGTTCATAATTCATTTCAAGAAGCGTGTGACGCACTTGGACTTCTAAAGGACGATAGACAATGGGATGTTGCTATGTCAGAAAATGCAGTCCATGCAATGCCACGTCAACTCAGGCAGTTATTTGTGCATATATTATCAAACAATCAGGTTGCTGACCCTTTAAAACTATGGGAGAGACATTGGGAATCCATGTCTGAGGATATTCTGTTGATCAGAAGACGGATAACCAACAATAATGAACTGCATCTTAATCAATCCGACATTCAGAATTTTTGTTTGGCAG AAATTGAAAAACTCTTTAACGATGTTGGCAAATGTCTTAAAGATTACAACTCGATGCCTTTTCCTGAAGACAACTTTATGCATGGACTCGATAACAGATTACTGTTTGATGGACTTTCTTACTACAAGGAACACGAGCATGAGGAACATGACAAACTTTATAAATCACTTAATAAAGAGCAGCTTCATGCCTACGCTTCTATTATTGACAACGTTGAAAATGGAAAAGAAG TTCTTCCTGTTGCCTCTTCCGGCATCGCAGCTACGCTGCTTCCCGGGGGAAGAACAACTCATTCAAGGTTTCACATTCCGTTGAAGGTTGATGAGTACTCGGTTGCC CACCGATATGCTGCCGAAAGTGTTGATCGCAGTTTACGAGATATCATGACATCAGTGGATCCTGAAAGAGCCAGCCTACCATTTGGAGGTATAACTATTATTTTTAGAGGAGACTTTCGGCAAATCCTCCATGTGATACCAAAAGCTTCAAGGGCACAGGTTGTGAGTGCTTCTTTAAATAGTTCAAAGATATGGGATCATTGTCAGGTATTCTTACTAGAAAAAAATATGCGTCTTTCCTCTGGGAAAACAGAACAAGAAAAACATGAAATCGCAGAATTTAACAGGTGGGTACTTGATGTTGGTAATGGTACTCTTCCCAATGTTCATCCAGATGATATAATCAGTGATCCGATAGTAGTGTTTCCGGATAAATTTCTGATTAGAGCAAGAGAGAACCCACTAAAGGCTGTTGTTGACGTAATTTATCCCGATCTTGCAAAGAACATAAAGAATGCTGACTATTTGAGGGAAAGATCAATTCTTACTCCAACGAATGCCATTGTGGGTGATATAAATTCATACATTCTTGATCAGGTTCCAGGAAAGGAGCACTCTTATTTTAGTCAAGATTCCTTGGTAGAGAGTCAATGTGATAACAATGATTTTGGTTCTGCTTTTCCAATTTAA